One segment of Clostridium botulinum DNA contains the following:
- a CDS encoding DUF2628 domain-containing protein codes for MKCPYCTKELSKNNICNNLSCSNYQKKVHENISFCKNNNIENDSTESIDDNEKFNIDYLNSDISDEEFKSFVGEKKSSYYIEYFNRYKINNRFISWNWASFFFGAYWLLYRKLFLIFFLFLLITTGTVSLLGPFSAFTGVIISLVLGMFGNNIYIRFVEHKIFSIRDFSKNISKNISPNLTHNDYIKLLTSKGGTNSALAFLIILLINFLTIALLY; via the coding sequence ATGAAATGTCCTTATTGCACTAAAGAATTAAGTAAAAACAATATTTGCAATAATTTATCTTGTTCTAATTATCAAAAAAAAGTACATGAAAACATTTCTTTTTGTAAAAATAATAATATTGAAAATGACTCCACTGAAAGTATAGATGATAATGAAAAATTTAATATTGATTATTTAAATTCTGATATAAGCGATGAAGAATTTAAATCTTTTGTTGGAGAGAAAAAATCTTCATATTATATAGAATACTTTAATAGATACAAAATAAATAATAGATTTATTTCGTGGAATTGGGCTTCATTTTTTTTCGGTGCATATTGGTTGTTATATAGAAAACTTTTTTTGATTTTCTTTCTATTTTTACTTATAACCACTGGCACTGTAAGCCTTTTAGGACCATTTTCTGCTTTTACTGGAGTTATTATTTCTTTAGTTTTAGGAATGTTTGGAAATAATATTTATATTCGATTTGTTGAACATAAAATATTTTCAATTAGAGACTTTTCTAAAAATATATCCAAAAACATATCTCCAAATTTAACTCATAATGATTATATTAAGCTCCTTACTTCAAAAGGAGGTACTAATTCAGCATTAGCATTTCTGATAATACTACTTATTAATTTTTTAACCATAGCTTTATTATATTAG